A window of the Limanda limanda chromosome 8, fLimLim1.1, whole genome shotgun sequence genome harbors these coding sequences:
- the pparab gene encoding peroxisome proliferator-activated receptor alpha b: protein MVDMESHYHPPSPLEDSVLGSPLCTDDDFMEGMEELQDISQSIDNDALSSFDVPEYQSSSNGSEGSTLLDALTPASSPSSVVYGMSVGQEEFSSTSSSLSLECRVCADRASGYHYGVHACEGCKGFFRRTIRLKLEYDKCERRCKIQKKNRNKCQYCRFQKCLSVGMSHNAIRFGRMPQSEKLKLKAEMVTGDREVGDPQVADQKTLARQIYEAYLKNFNMNKAKARTILTGKTSTPPFVIHDMETFQLAEQTLVAKMVGSVGSVKDREAEVRIFHCCQCTSVETVTELTEFAKSVPGFSSLDLNDQVTLLKYGVYEALFAMLASSMNKDGLLVAYGSGFITREFLKSLRRPVSDMMEPKFQFAMKFNGLELDDSDLALFVAVIICCGDRPGLVNVEHIEQMQESIVQVLQLHLLSNHPDDTFLFPRLLQKLADLRQLVTEHAQLVQEIKKTEDTSLHPLLQEIYRDMY from the exons ATGGTCGACATGGAGAGCCACTACCATCCCCCTTCTCCCCTGGAGGACTCGGTGCTGGGAAGCCCCCTGTGCACCGATGACGACTTCATGGAAGGCATGGAGGAGCTCCAGGACATCTCCCAGTCCATTGACAACGATGCCCTCAGCTCCTTCGATGTCCCTGAATACCAGTCCTCCAGCAATGGCTCGGAAGGGTCCACTCTCCTAG aTGCCCTGACGCCGGCGTCCAGCCCCTCGTCGGTTGTTTACGGGATGTCAGTGGGCCAAGAGGAGTTCTCGTCTACCTCCTCATCGCTCAGTCTGGAGTGTCGAGTGTGTGCTGACCGCGCCTCGGGCTACCACTACGGAGTCCACGCCTGCGAGGGCTGCAAG GGCTTTTTCCGGCGGACCATCCGTCTGAAGCTGGAGTACGACAAGTGTGAGCGCCGCTGCAAGATCCAAAAGAAGAACCGCAACAAGTGCCAATACTGCCGCTTCCAGAAGTGCCTGTCAGTGGGCATGTCCCACAATG CCATCCGTTTTGGTCGAATGCCTCAGTcggagaagctgaagctgaaggCGGAGATGGTGACAGGGGACAGAGAGGTGGGAGACCCTCAGGTCGCTGACCAGAAGACCCTGGCCAGGCAGATTTACGAGGCCTACCTCAAGAACTTCAACATGAACAAGGCCAAGGCTCGAACCATTCTCACCGGAAAGACCAGCACGCCT CCGTTCGTCATCCATGACATGGAGACCTTCCAGCTGGCCGAGCAGACGCTGGTGGCCAAGATGGTCGGCTCTGTGGGATCGGTAAAGGACAGGGAGGCAGAGGTTCGGATTTTCCACTGCTGCCAGTGCACGTCGGTGGAGACCGTCACGGAGCTCACAGAGTTTGCAAAGTCCGTCCCTGGGTTCTCAAGCTTGGACCTCAACGATCAGGTGACTCTTTTGAAATACGGAGTGTACGAGGCTCTCTTCGCCATGCTGGCCTCCAGCATGAACAAGGACGGCCTCCTGGTGGCGTACGGCTCAGGCTTCATCACGCGGGAATTCCTCAAGAGCCTGCGGCGACCGGTCAGCGACATGATGGAGCCAAAGTTCCAGTTTGCCATGAAGTTCAACGGGCTGGAGCTGGACGACAGTGACCTGGCTCTGTTTGTGGCTGTGATCATCTGCTGTGGAG ACCGACCGGGCCTGGTGAATGTGGAGCACATCGAGCAGATGCAGGAAAGCATTGTGCAggtgctgcagctccacctgctgTCCAATCACCCAGATGACACTTTCCTCTTCCCCAGGCTGCTGCAGAAACTCGCCGACCTCCGGCAGCTCGTCACTGAGCACGCACAGCTAGTGCAGGAGATCAAAAAGACAGAGGACACGTCGCTGCACccgctcctgcaggagatctACAGAGACATGTACTGA